CGACAAGGAGCATCCGCACGTGCATATTGCTTTCAACCGCATAGACAACAACGGCAATACCATATCGGACAGGCACGAGCGTCTGCGCAGTACCCGCATCTGCAAGGAATTGACCTTGAAATACGGCTTGCATATGGCTGGCGGAAAGGACAATGTCAAACGCAACCGCCTGAAAGAGCCAGACAGGACGAAATATGCGCTTTACGACATCATCAAAATGGAAGTCGGCAGATGCGGCAACTGGAACGTGCTTATCGCCAACCTGAAACGGCAGGGAGTGGAAGTACATTTCAAGCATAAGGGGCAGACCAGCGAGGTGCAGGGTGTTGTATTCTCCATGAATGGCTACCATTTCAACGGCTCCAAAGTGGACAGGCGTTTCAGTTATTCCAAGATTGACGCGGCTTTGCAGCACAACAGATGCAGGGAACGTATGGGAATAACAGCCGGAATATATGAAACGGCTACACCAAGCGCACCGTCCGGCACGGCACAAAGCGAGTTGTTCAACGGCTCTTGGGGATTGCTAAAAAGCAGTGGCTCATCTTATAACACTGCTGATGCGGAAGCCAATCAGGAAATGGTGGATATACTTCGCAGAAGGAAGAAAGTTAAGCGCAAGAGAGGTGTTGGGTTCTAATATTCTGTACTAATCCAATTCTCACGACACTTGCGCTCTATATTCATTCGGAGTGTAACCTACCTCTTTCTTGAACAGTCGGGTAAAATGTTGCGGGTACTGAAAACCGAGATTATAGGCGATTTCATTAACGGTGTCGTCTGTAGATGCAAGTTCCGTCTTGGCTATTTCAATAGACTTGTCATGAATGAAATGCAGGGCGGTTGAACCTGTTTCTTTTTTCAATAAATCACTGAAATAGTTGGGCGAGAGGCAGAGCTTGTCTGCACAATACTGTACAGTGGGCAAGCCTATCCGTTTAGCAGCCCCATCATGGAAGTATTCGTCAAGCAACCGCTCAAATCTTGCGAGGATGTCTCGGTTTTGGTTGTCGCGTGTGATGAACTGACGGTCATAGAAACGTGTGCAGTAATCAAGGAACGTCTTGATGCTGTCTGTGATGAGGTTCTTGCTGTGACGGTGTATCGGATGGTTCAATTCATATTGAATCTTGTGGAAGCAATCCATGATGATTTGCCGTTCTTCCACACTAAGGTGCAATGCCTCGTTTGTCTCGTAGGAAAAGAACGAATATTCACGCATTATCCGCCCGAGAGGTGTATTCCGCAGCAGGTCGGGATGGAACATAAGCAGGTAGCCATCTGGTTGGAACTGCATGCCGTCATCTTCCGCACCGAACACCTGTCCGGGCGCGATAAATATCAGTGTGCATAATTATTCCTAAGTCTGTGAAACCGGAACGCATGAAGCAGAATCTCGACATATTAGACTTCACCCTGTCGGCCGACGACATGGCACGGATAAAGACGCTGGATACCGACAAGCCTTTCTTACTCGGCTCGCACGAAGATCCAGAAATCGTAAAATGGTTCATGCAGTACAAAAACGCCTGAACATCAACAACCATATTTCGATAGCCGCTATCGACTATATTAAGAAGTTATTCGTATATGCCTTTATTGTAATCCGTCATGTACTGAGTAAATGTTTTGCCTGTTTGCTGTTTGAAGAAGCGCATGAGATGGCTCGGATCAGAGAAATTGAAATCATCCGCCATTTCACTGACAGTGCGGTTGGAGAATAGCAATTCGTTCTTCAGTTCCTCAAGCAGACGTTGTTTTATCAAATGGGTAGCTGATACTCCGAATTGGGCTTTTACTGAGTTATTGAGTGTGATGCGACTGACATGAAGCATGTCTGCATATTCCTGCACCCGCTGGTGGGTGCGGATATTCTGTTCCAACAAGTCCTTGAACCGAAAAGCGAAATTGTTTTTAGCAATTTCAGCGGGCAAGCAATAGGCGGCAGCGTATGTACGATTGATAATCAGCAAAAGATAATATAGTAAGGAAACAATGATATTGTACGTATCGGACACTGGATTCATCAGCTCATACTTAATCTTTCCGAGCAGCCGCATATATTCCTTCATTTCGTCATGTGTGGCATTGATGTAAGGCGGCGTATCTGTCTGGTAACAATACAAAAGGCGAAAAACGAAGAACTTGTCGGCGATAAAAGTACGCATGAAATCTTCGCGGAATATAAGGAACGTGTAATCCAACGCCGTCTCATCTACATGCCACTCTTGTTGCTGATGGGGTGAAAGCAGGAGAACCATGCCGTCGCGCAGTTCAATCTTGCGGAAGTTCAGTAGCAAATATCCGTTTGCCTTACGGAAAAAGTAGAAGCTGAAGAAGTCTGTCTTAAACCGCTTGTTTTCTGTCAGCACAAGTCCGATGTCCTTGTTTATGGCAGTATTGATGTAAAAATCCACGCCGCAACGTGTCTTGTTGAACGGTACGCTGACCAGTCGATCAGGGTTGATTATCTCGTCCATATCCTTGTCGTTTTTGCAAAGATAATAATTTCATTTATCAAAATGGCATAATTACCGTTTTTTCAGGCATAGATGTTTCGCCGGATTCTTCCGAACTTTGCACCCGTAATCAATAACAAGACATATAGTCATGAAAAAGACATCTACAGTACAATTGGTGCGCAATGCCACCTTGAAAATCAGGTATGCGGGACACACCATGCTAATTGACCCCGTTTTAGCCGACAAAGGCACTTTGATATCGGCCCTCGGTGTGAATAAAACACCGAGGGTACACCTCACCATTCCTATTCAGGATATTATCGGAGGCGTGGACATGGTGCTCCTGACCCACAATCACATCGACCATTACGAGCCGAGTGTCCCCACACATTTGCCCAAAGAAATTCCTTTCTACGTTCAGCCCCAGGACGCGGACGCCATCAGAAACGACGGATTTACAAATGTGATACCCATCGAAGAAATAAAAACAATAGACGGCATATCCATTTACCGCACGACCGGACATCATGGTTTCGGGCAGATCGGGCAGATGATGGGACCTGTATCAGGTTATGTGCTAAAAGCCGAGGGCTTCCCGACCGTTTATATAATGGGTGACTGCCGATGGGAAGCATGTATCCGAGACACCGTGGAACGGTTCAATCCTGACTATATCGTGGTAAACTCCGGAGGTGCAATCTTTCCCGAATTTTCCAAAACGGACGGTCCTATCATCCCCGACGAGAACGAAGTGATGCAGATACTTGACGAATTGCCTTCGCATATCAAGCTGATAGCCGTACACATGGATGCCATCGACCATTGCCAGACCACCCGTGCAATTCTGCGCAATGAGGCAACGCATCACGAAGCCGACATGAGCCGGCTGATTATCCCGGAGGACGGAGAAACAGTTGTGTTATGAGTGTCTGCATTAAATCCCTGATAAAAAACATGAACATAGTGGTAGGGTGCACTATAGGATGCCCTTACTGCTATGCCCGTAACAACTGCCGCCGTTTCCACATTACCGACGACTTTTCCGTGCCTGAATACATGGAACGAAAACTGCGCATCATCGATACGTCCCGTCCTCATGTGTGGCTCATGACAGGAATGAGCGATTTCTCCGATTGGAAGCCTGAATGGAACGCAGAAATTTTCGAGCGGATCAGCAGCAATCCCCAGCACGCCTATATCTTTCTGACGAAGCGCCCTGACAAAATCAGTTTCTCCTCTGACGACGAGAACGTATGGATGGGCGTGACCGTTACGCGCAGTTCCGAGAAAAGGAGGATTGATGATTTGAAAAAGAATATCAAAGCACGACACTACCATGTCACGTTTGAACCTCTCTTCGATGATATCGGCGAGATTGATTTCGAGGGAATTGACTGGATTGTCATAGGCACAGAGACCGGAAACCGAAAAGGAAAGTCATATTCGCGCCCCGAATGGGTGCTTAGCATTGCAGAACAGGCAAAGGCTCATGGCATACCGGTGTTCATGAAAGAGGATTTGCTGCCGATTATGGGCGACGAAAGAATGATTCAGGAATTGCCGGAACAATTTACCAGACGAATACAATGAATATGGATACAATAAAGGAAATAGATGTAAAGAGTGTAATGACCAAATCCTCTCTGCCGGTGGGAGGATATTCGGTCAACCCTTATGTAGGGTGTCCCCACGCCTGCAGGTATTGCTACGCATCGTTCATGAAACGGTTCACCGGGCACACCGAGCCGTGGGGTACGTTTTTAGATGTAAAAAACTGGAAGCCGATAACGAATCCTCATAAATACGACGGTGAACGTGTTGTAATAGGGTCTGTGACGGACGGTTACAATCCGTATGAAGAAGAATTCCACCGTACCCGAAGGCTGCTCGAAGAGCTGCGAGGAAGCGATGCCGAGATTATGATATGCACAAAGTCCGATCTTGTCCTTCGCGATCTCGACCTGTTGAAGAGTTTTCCCAAAGTGACTGTGTCATGGTCTGTCAATACGCTCGACGAGCAGTTCTGCGCAGATATGGACAACGCCGTAAGCATTGAACGCCGTCTGAAAGCGATGCGTCAGACATACGAGGCAGGTATCCGCACCGTATGCTTCGTCTCGCCCATATTCCCCAGAATAACAGACGTAAAGGCAATAATAGAGGAGGTAAAAGATTATGCTGATTTAATCTGGCTTGAAAACCTGAATTTACGCGGGCAGTTCAAAGGCGGGATAATGACGTATATCCGTGAGAAGTATCCTGACCTCATACCGCTTTACGAGGAAATTTACAATAAAAAAAGGCTTGAATACTGGCAGGCATTGGAGCAGGACATTTCAAATTACGCCAAGGAGCAGGGCTTCCCGTATCGTATAAACGATCTGCCATACGGACGCTCGGAAAAAGGCAAACCTGTCATCGTAAACTACTTCTACCACGAAAAAATACGATTGACAAAATGAGGCTATGCCGGACTGATGCAGAAAAGTTGTAGCGCGGATAAAAGCACCATGTATGTGGATAATATCCGGCAATCTTCCGAGCGTATGCGGGAGATGCTCAACACGCTGCTGGATTTCTTCCGTCTGGACAACGGCAAGGAGCAACCCAACCTTTCCCCTTGCAGGATTTCCGCAATCACGCATATTCTTGAAACGGAGTTCATGCCCATTGCCATGAACAAGGGGCTGACTTTGATAGTGGAGAGCCACACCGATGCGGTGGTTTTGACCGACAAGGAACGTATCCTGCAAATCGGCAACAACTTGTTGTCAAACGCCATCAAGTTCACGGATAACGGTAGTGTATCATTGGCAGCGGATTATGATAACGGTTTGCTGAAACTTATCGTTGAAGATACCGGTACGGGCATGACCGAAGATGAGCAACAACGAGTATTCGGTGCATTTGAACGTCTTTCAAATGCCGCCGCAAAAGACGGCTTCGGATTAGGCTTCCTGCAACCAGCCGTTATCCAACAGCCGGGTTAAATGCGTCCTCCCTATCTCGGCCGTCCCTTGCAGGACGACACAGCGGTCTTTCTCCTGGAGCTTTCTTAATTCCTCCAGTGAAGCCGCCATTTTCTCCGCCATTGTTGCCATAACCGTTTTTATTTAGATTCTGATTATTTTCGTGCAAATACTCGTTTTTAGACACGTGTAAATACTCGTTTTTAATTATGTGCATTTACTCGTATTTGTTGCAAAAATACAATATTTGTTCCGATAATCAGCTACTAATGAAGTCTTTTTTTACTTGTTGTATCGTCGAAACGGCCTTTCCCGTGAGCTTCGCCACGTTCCGGATCGAGTAGCCTTTCTTTAACAAGGCGATCGCCTCCCGGTATTCCTCTTTCCTCTGTTCGGCCGTTTTCCGGCTTCCCGGCTTCCGTCCCAGCCTGCCCCCTTTCTGGATGTACAACTCCCGTCCGCTATTAAGGCGGTCGATGATCCCCTGGCGTTCGATCGCGGCCAGTTCCCCCAACAGGGTAGTGATCAGAGAGGACAAGGGGTTTACCGTCTTGTCCGGCCGTAACGTTTCCAGGTTCAGGTTTTGAATATACACGCATATTTTATGCGTGTGCAGCGTATCGAGTGACTTTAGGATCTCCAGGGTTGAACGCCCCAGGCGTGAGATCTCGGTCAGCAACAACATATCCACCCGGTTCTGCGGATCTGTGCAGTATTCCAGGCAACGGCTTAAAACCGGGCGTTCGATATTGGCCTTTCGTCCGCTTATCTTTTCCTCAAAGACCGCCGTCACCTCGTACCCCCGTCCGGCTGCGAACCTCTCCAGATCGACAACCTGCCGTTCGGTCGATTGCCTGGCCGACTGCGAGCTTACACGTGAATAAATAACCACATTCATCCCTTTTGCTTTTGTTCTTCCTTATCTATTGTTTTAATCACCTTATCCACCTCTTTCAAGGAGGCATTATTTCCGGATCTATCCAAAAAAGAAATTCGCTAATTAACCTATAATTACTATCTTTGCATTGTAATGCTTGGTAAAGCCTCTGTTATCAAAACACGTAACCAAGTCAAGGATATACCCGTTCATCAAGAACGGGTTTTTCTTTTGCGACAGCCCATTCATAAGACAAAGGATATTATAACAGGTCAGTAATCACAGCCGCCGGAATATCCAGCTTTGAGAAAGCGAACATCTTTTTCCCCAGATCCTTTAACGAGGCTCCGATATGGTACACGTCCGTTTCATCAACGATCAGGAAACGGTCGTGACTGTCCCGGTACGTCCTGATGTCGATAGGTGGGTACTGGCTGTTATGCCTGTCAAGATCAAGTTGGAGTTGCTGCGTGATACGCTGGGTGTAAATGGTGGCCGAGACACCGACGCTGCGTTTACTCAACATGAGCAAGACCGTTTCGTCCACATAGTTGTCGATAAGCACGATCGAACGCCTGGCCGACTTTACCAGATCGGTAGCGAACTTGTACGCATCGAA
This window of the Bacteroides zhangwenhongii genome carries:
- a CDS encoding radical SAM mobile pair protein B is translated as MNMDTIKEIDVKSVMTKSSLPVGGYSVNPYVGCPHACRYCYASFMKRFTGHTEPWGTFLDVKNWKPITNPHKYDGERVVIGSVTDGYNPYEEEFHRTRRLLEELRGSDAEIMICTKSDLVLRDLDLLKSFPKVTVSWSVNTLDEQFCADMDNAVSIERRLKAMRQTYEAGIRTVCFVSPIFPRITDVKAIIEEVKDYADLIWLENLNLRGQFKGGIMTYIREKYPDLIPLYEEIYNKKRLEYWQALEQDISNYAKEQGFPYRINDLPYGRSEKGKPVIVNYFYHEKIRLTK
- a CDS encoding MBL fold metallo-hydrolase, translating into MKKTSTVQLVRNATLKIRYAGHTMLIDPVLADKGTLISALGVNKTPRVHLTIPIQDIIGGVDMVLLTHNHIDHYEPSVPTHLPKEIPFYVQPQDADAIRNDGFTNVIPIEEIKTIDGISIYRTTGHHGFGQIGQMMGPVSGYVLKAEGFPTVYIMGDCRWEACIRDTVERFNPDYIVVNSGGAIFPEFSKTDGPIIPDENEVMQILDELPSHIKLIAVHMDAIDHCQTTRAILRNEATHHEADMSRLIIPEDGETVVL
- a CDS encoding recombinase family protein, producing the protein MNVVIYSRVSSQSARQSTERQVVDLERFAAGRGYEVTAVFEEKISGRKANIERPVLSRCLEYCTDPQNRVDMLLLTEISRLGRSTLEILKSLDTLHTHKICVYIQNLNLETLRPDKTVNPLSSLITTLLGELAAIERQGIIDRLNSGRELYIQKGGRLGRKPGSRKTAEQRKEEYREAIALLKKGYSIRNVAKLTGKAVSTIQQVKKDFISS
- a CDS encoding helix-turn-helix domain-containing protein; the encoded protein is MFGAEDDGMQFQPDGYLLMFHPDLLRNTPLGRIMREYSFFSYETNEALHLSVEERQIIMDCFHKIQYELNHPIHRHSKNLITDSIKTFLDYCTRFYDRQFITRDNQNRDILARFERLLDEYFHDGAAKRIGLPTVQYCADKLCLSPNYFSDLLKKETGSTALHFIHDKSIEIAKTELASTDDTVNEIAYNLGFQYPQHFTRLFKKEVGYTPNEYRAQVS
- a CDS encoding helix-turn-helix domain-containing protein, whose translation is MDEIINPDRLVSVPFNKTRCGVDFYINTAINKDIGLVLTENKRFKTDFFSFYFFRKANGYLLLNFRKIELRDGMVLLLSPHQQQEWHVDETALDYTFLIFREDFMRTFIADKFFVFRLLYCYQTDTPPYINATHDEMKEYMRLLGKIKYELMNPVSDTYNIIVSLLYYLLLIINRTYAAAYCLPAEIAKNNFAFRFKDLLEQNIRTHQRVQEYADMLHVSRITLNNSVKAQFGVSATHLIKQRLLEELKNELLFSNRTVSEMADDFNFSDPSHLMRFFKQQTGKTFTQYMTDYNKGIYE
- a CDS encoding relaxase/mobilization nuclease domain-containing protein translates to MMAKIVKGSDFKGAVDYIIDKKKDTQIVASEGLFMENLETIAMSFNAQSRMNDKVTKPVGHIALSFSKEDELRLTNRIMAGIALEYMERMGIKNTQFFIAQHFDKEHPHVHIAFNRIDNNGNTISDRHERLRSTRICKELTLKYGLHMAGGKDNVKRNRLKEPDRTKYALYDIIKMEVGRCGNWNVLIANLKRQGVEVHFKHKGQTSEVQGVVFSMNGYHFNGSKVDRRFSYSKIDAALQHNRCRERMGITAGIYETATPSAPSGTAQSELFNGSWGLLKSSGSSYNTADAEANQEMVDILRRRKKVKRKRGVGF
- a CDS encoding radical SAM mobile pair protein A, with the protein product MSVCIKSLIKNMNIVVGCTIGCPYCYARNNCRRFHITDDFSVPEYMERKLRIIDTSRPHVWLMTGMSDFSDWKPEWNAEIFERISSNPQHAYIFLTKRPDKISFSSDDENVWMGVTVTRSSEKRRIDDLKKNIKARHYHVTFEPLFDDIGEIDFEGIDWIVIGTETGNRKGKSYSRPEWVLSIAEQAKAHGIPVFMKEDLLPIMGDERMIQELPEQFTRRIQ